The following nucleotide sequence is from Ensifer adhaerens.
CCGCCGGGCGCAACACCCGGTGTGACGATCGAGACCTTGATCGGATCGAGCATGCAATAGCCGTCCTCGATCTCGCCGAAGCCGTGCCACGCTGCCCCGGGCTTCAGCACCCAGCAGGACGGATCGGTCGCGAGGGATTCCGGCGAGGCTTCATGGAAGGGGCTTGTGCGGCCGGTTTTCGGGTCGCGCACCGTATCCGGCTGCCAGCAATCGAAGAACCAGTCGCCGCGCTCTGCCGCGTCGTTGGCCAGCCGCGACATCATCAGGCGGAACGCCACGGCTTCCTCGATCGACTCGTTGGTGAGCGCCGCGCCGCCGGGCCCGTCCATCATCGCCGCCGAGACGTCGTTCGAGGCAATGATCGCGTAGTTCGGCGAGGTCGAGGCGTGCATCATGAACGTCTCGTTGAAAATGCCATGCGGGATCGGCTTGCGGCCGTCGCGTACGTGAATGAAGGACGCCTGAGAAAGGGCCGCCAGCAGCTTGTGCGTCGACTGGGTGGCAAAGACCGTCGGCTTGTCGGCCGTATGCGCCTTCGGATCACCGTGCATTGCGTGGCGGTCGCGATAGATCGGGTTGAAGCGGGCGTAGCCGTACCAGGCCTCGTCGAAATGCAGGCGGTCGACGCTGGCGCCGAGCAGTTCCTCGACGCGGGTTACGTTGTAGCAAAGACCGTCATAGGTCGAGTTGGTGATGATGGCGTGCTTTGGCTCCTTGTCCGAAAGGTCCGCGGCAAGCGGGTTCTGGTCGATCGCCTTGCGGATCGCGACCGCGGTCAGCCGTTCCGGCGGGATCGGCCCGATGATGCCGTAGTGGTTCCGGGTCGGCACCAGATAGGTCGGCACGGCGCCCGACATGGTCATCGCGTGTTCGGCCGACTTGTGGCAATTGCGGTCGCACAGCGCGATCTGGTCGCGGCTGACGCTCGCCATCAGGATGACGCGGTTGGAGGTCGAGGAGCCGTTGGTGACGTGATAGCTGCGGTGCGAGCCGAAGACGCGGGCAGCGTATTTTTCACTGGCGCCGATCGGGCCGGAATGGTCGAGCAGAGATCCGAGTTCACCGACCGAGATCGAGAGATCCGAGCGCAGCAGCGGTTCGCCGAAGAACTCGAAGAAGGCGCGGCCGGGCGGCGACTTCAGGAAACCCGTGCCGCCGGTGTGTCCGGGCGTGTGCCAGGAATATTCGTGCACTTGGGAGAACTGGGCGAGCGCCTTGAACATCGGCGGCAGCACGGTCGAACGATAGCGCTCGATTGCCGCCTGGATACGGCCGCCGACGAAGTCCATCGTGTCTTCGAGCATCCAGACGAAATCGTCGACCTTCGCCATGATATCGGCCGGAACCGACGAGGCGACGCTGCGGTCGGCGAGCAGCAGCAGCGGAACGGTGCCGTTGCGCTTGCGCAGCGCCTCGACGACGCCGATCGATTGTTCGTGGCCGTCCGACCCGAGATCCCAGTCGACCAATACGCATTGGAGAGCGGGGTCCGACCGGATCACCGCGATGCCGTCATCGGCGCTTTCTGCGGTCACCACCTCGATCTGGCGGCGCTCCAGTTCCGCGATCAGCGACCGGACGGCGCGGCCGGCCGCACTTTCCTCGCTGATTTCGTCATCCAGGACGAGTGCTTTCATGCCGAGACGGCGGTGACCCCTGTTTAACATGCTCATATCCAATCCTCTCTCTAGTTCGGTGCTAGGTGCAGGTGGGGGTATTCTTTTTGACGTCAGCCAGTGGACGGCTCCTTCCTTTCGACTGACAGGTAGACGGGCAGTGCCACGAGCAGCAGCAGGAGGCACCAGAGGCCCGCCTGAGGTCCGCTGCCGTAGACCGTCCAAAGCGAAAAGATGAAGGCGACCAGGGCATAAGGCTTGTAGGGGCCAAGGCGGAAGCCGCCCCATTCCCCGTCGCGCGGACGTGTGAGTGCCAGGAACAGCGCGCCCTCGACGAGGCTGCAGAAGACGTAAGGCACCATGGCTGCGGTGGTCGAAAGGTCGACGGCGAACCTATAGACGACCATCAGTCCCGACACGCCCGAGGTCTGCAGAACGAGAAGGGCCGAAGCAAGTAGCATCGACAGGACGATATCCCACTGCGGCACGCCACGGCTGGAAAGGCGCCCGAAAACTGGAGGGAACAGCCCATCGCGGGCCGCTGCCATCGGCACCTGAGCCATCAGCAGCGTCCAGCCGTTGAGCGCGCCGATCGACGAAAGAACGACGGCGGCCGCAACCAGCGTGCTCCCCCACCAGCCCCACATCATGAAGGCCGCATCGGAGAAGGGAGCGGCGGAACGCGCAAGCGTTTCGCGCGGGACCGTGCCCATGACCACGAGCGTGCCTAGGATGAAGATGAGGCCGCAGCAGAGCGTGCCGAGCACGGTCGCCCGCGGGATCGTGCGTTTCGGATCGTCGACATCGCCGGCCGGAACGGTGGCAGACTCGATGCCGAGAAAGGCGAACATCGTCAACGGTGCGGTCGCGGAGATCAGACCGAGCATGGACAGCCCGCTCGGGTTGATGGGTGTCAGGTTCTGCGGCTCGATCCAGAAGAGGCCGAGAAGCGCAATCGCGATGAAGGGAAGGAGTTTCAATCCGACGGTCACGATCTGGAAACGCCCGGCGCTCCTGACGCCGAACATGTTGATGGCGGCAACCAGCCACATGGCGGCGAGCGAAACCGCCGTGAAGCCGCCCGGCATATGCTGAAGGTTCGGGAAGAACACGCCGAGATAACCGGTGAAGGCCATGGCGATCGCCGGCAGCGACGCCCAGATCGAGATCCAGTAGGCCCAGGCGACCAGAAAGCCGGCAAACGGACCGAAAGCCATGCGACTGTAGGCGTAGGGGCCGCCGGTCGCGGGCCTGACGCCTGCGAGCCGCGCAAACACAAGGCCGAGGCACATGGCGGCAACCGCCATGCAGACCCAGCCGACGAGGGCTGCGGCGCCGTAGGGCGCGAGTGCGGCGGGAGAGAGATAGAAGCCGGAGCCGATGATGTTGCCGACGACGAGCGCGGAGCAAGCCCAGATGCCGAGGCTCGGCCGTGTCGCCATTTCGGGCGTCGTCTGCTGAGACCTGCCTGAGGTTGCATCAAGCGGCTTCGTCATGGATGGGAGGCTCCCTTGCCAAAGACGAGGCGAACTTATGAACTGTTTCTTATGGTTGCAACTGCTTTATTTTACTCGACTATCAGTCGCCGCGCTGACCCATGGGTCCATGCGGAAAAGTCTCATTCGGCTCATAGCTCCACGACCGACCGCGAAGGGCGGCGTTGCAGGCTTCTCATGAAACTATTCCATTTTTGCGATGCCGTTTTGCCGCCGATACAGGTAGGGTCGCCTGCGACGAAATGACTGCTTCGCGACCGCGGTGATGGGTGAGGAAAACGGCGAAAAATGACAAATATCAAGCGTTTACGGCTTCGCGACATCGGTTTCCACCCGGGTGCTTACGAACCCGGACCGCTCAATGCGATCACTGATGTGATGGGTGTCGCGGTCGGCCATGCCACCGTTGTCGAGGCCGACTGCATCCGCACCGGCGCCACCGCCATCCTGCCTCATGACGGCAACCTGTTTCAGGACAAGGTGCCGGCCGGCTTCGCCGTGCTCAACGGCTTCGGCAAGTTTGCGGGCTCCACCCAGGTAGAGGAGCTCGGCGAGCTGGAAACGCCCGTCGTTCTCACCAACACGCTGGCGACGGGACGCGCCATCGAGGCCGTCAATCGCTGGACGCTGGCGCAGCCGGGCAACGAGAAGGTCGTGTCGCTGAACGCGGTCGTCGGCGAGACCAACGACTCCCGCCTCAACGACATCCGCGCCGGTCGCCCGACGATCGACGAGATCGGCGCTGCCCTTGCCGCCGCGAAGACCGGTGCCGTCGAGGAGGGGGCTGTCGGTGCCGGAACCGGCACGGTGGCCTTCGGGCTGAAGGGCGGCATCGGTACGAGCTCGCGACTTGTGAAGGCGGCAGGCGAGGTCTTTACGCTCGGCGTGCTCGTCCAATCCAATTATGGCGGCCGGCTCACCGTCTGCGGTCGTGCCTACGAGGCGCCGGCGGCACACGACCGCGACGGTTCGATCGTCATCGTGATCGCGACCGATGCGCCGCTCTCTTCCCGCAACCTCAAGCGTCTGGCCGAACGCGCCTTCGGCGGCCTGGCCCGCACCGGCGCCGCGCTCAGCAATGGTTCCGGCGATTATGCGCTCGCCTTCTCGACGGCTGCCGCCGTTCGTCGCACCAAGGCGCGCCGGGCCGCGATTGCCGACTATCCCGATCTTCCAAACGACCTAATATCGCCGCTCTTCGAAGCGGCCATCGAGGCGACGGAGGAGGCCATCCTCAATTCGCTGACCATGGCCCGCACGACGCATGGTTTCAATGCCGCGAACGGCAAGCCGAGCACGGTCGAGGCGATCTCGCTCGAACGGCTTCGCGCGCTCAGCGAACACTGATTTGTGCCCCTGGATCGCGTTCGGTGTTGCGGTCCATGCGCTTCTGCCAAACCAATTTTTACGGAGCCTACATGTCCCAGCCGTCCATCCGCACCGTCTATCTCAACGGCGAGTTTTTGCCCGAGAACGAGGCGCGCCTCTCGATCTTCGATCGCGGCTTCCTCTTCGGTGATGGCATCTACGAGGTCACCGCCGTGCTTGAGGGCAGGCTGATCGACAGCGCATCGCATATGGCGCGCCTGGAGCGCTGCGCGCGTGAAATCGATGTGCCTTTGCCGGTATCGACCGACGAGATCGTCGCGATCGAAAAGCGGCTGATCGAAGAGAACGGCCTTGTCGAAGGCATGGTCTATCTGCAGCTCACCCGAGGCGCCGAGGACCGGAACTTTCTGTTCTCCGAGGATATCAAGCCGACGCTGGTGCTCTTCACCCAGGCAAAGACGCTGGTGACTGCCCCCATCAAGGGGCTGTCGGTCAAGACCGTGCCCGACCAGCGCTGGGCGCGCCGCGACATCAAGAGTGTGTGCCTGCTGCCGCAGGTGATCGCCAAGCGCATCGCCAAGGCTGAAGGCTGCGATGAGGCGTGGATGATCGAGGACGGGTTCGTGACGGAAGGTGCTTCCTCCACCGCCTACATCGTCACCGCGGACAACCGCATCGTCACGCGCGGCAACAGCCACAAGACGCTGCCCGGCTGCACCCGGCTCGCCGCTCTCGCGCTCGCCGCCGAACAGGGAATGACGCTGGAAGAACGCCCCTTCACGCTCGAAGAGGCGCTCAACGCCCGCGAAGCGTGCCTCACCAGCGCTTCGAACTTCGTTGCGCCGATCACCCGCATCGACGGCAATGCCGTCGGTAGCGGTGAGCCTGGCCCGGTGGTCAAGCGCCTGCGCGAGCTCTATCTGGAGCGCGCACGACAGACGGCGATCTAGCTCGCCCGTGTGGGTCAGGGCTGTCGCTTAGGCGACAGCTTCCAGGCTCTGCCAGACGCGGCCGACGATCGGGCGGCGGTTTTCCTTGGCGCGATAGAGCCGGATCTCGACACTGACGTCCCAGCGCGGGTCGGCGGCCCTGACCAGCGAGCCGTTCGCCAGCTCATCCGTCATCAGGCTTTCGGGCACCCAGGCGATGCCCCATCCGGATTCGGCCATGGCTTTCAGCCCCACCGACATGCTGCCTTCGTGCACCCTTTGCGCCGGCGGTAGCTCGCGCCCGATCAGATCATCCAGAAGCTGGCCGAAGAACGACGATTTTTCGTAGCTCAGATGCGGGAACGGTTTCGTGCCGCCTTCCAGCCGGTGCAGGGGCTCCCCCGCTTCATTCGCCGCCGAAACGGGGATGATGCGTTCGTGGCCGAGCACGCGATGTTCGAAGGCCTGCGGGTCGAGCAGGTGCGGGACCTGGGTATGGGCGTAGGTCAGCAGGAAGTCGCATTCGCCGTCGACAAGCGAATTGAGGTTTTCCTCCATGCTGCCGGAATCGGGGCGAAGTCGGGAGAAGAGCGGCCCGCTCCGGGCGTTGACCCGTGTCATCCATGCGGGAAAGAAGGTGAAGGAGAGCGTGTGCAGCGCTGTCAGCTTGATGGTGCGGGCGTCGGAGCCTTCCTCCTGCTGCAGATTGCGCCTTGCCTGGTAGAGCTGTTTCAGAGTCTCCTGCGCCACCGGCACGAATTTCGACCCCGCCTCCGTCAGGCGCGAAGGATAGGTCGCGCGGTCGACGAGCGTGGCGCCGAGCCAGGCCTCCAACTGCCGGATGCGGCGGCTGAACGCGGACTGGGTGACATGGCGCTCGTCCGCCGCCTTTGAGAAGTTCAGCGTGCTGGCGAGCGCCAGAAAGTCCTCAAGCCATTTGATTTCCACGGGCATGCACTCCTGAAGTCCGGTCCGTCATTCGCCGGCGACCGGACTTCTTTTGTGGCAGCGCCCGCGCGTCATCAAGAAAAATCAGGCGCGGCGGCGATATTCGATCATCCGGGCTCGGCTTGTCACCAGTTCGAGGTGATCTGGCCCGAGGAGATGCAGGCAGATGCGCTTGACCCAGGGCCCATCGCTCAGCGTGAACAGGAAGCGACCATTGCCAAGGGGAGTGAGCTTCATGGTCTGACGCACGGGGCCGACGCCCATCAGGACCGCGCCGTTCTCGACCGTGAATTCCGCCCCTTCGTCGGAGCGCCAGACCCCGGAGAGCGACGCCGGCAGCGGCTCATGCGTCGCCGCTGGAAGGAAGCGTCGCGCGGCATGGCCGACCTCGCCGACAAGGGCGGAGCCGTCGCGGCGCAGCCGGAGAGGGGATGAGGCCGAGCGCGACGAGGCCCAGCCGTCGCCGTCCTCATAGAGCGTCTCATCCGCATCGAGATAGGTGCAGGTGCTGCCCTTGACCTCGACCCACCACGGACCGGCCTCCGTCACGTAGAGACCGTCGCCGAGATCGGCTGCCGGGGTCGGCAGAGGAATGCCGGTGAGCGCTGCCATGCTTTCGAGCGCGATCTTGTAACCGTTGGTGTCCTCGCGGTTGGAGACCACGACGAAGCCGGCGCGCGTTTCGGGATCGAGGAGGAAATAGGTCTTGTAGCCGGGATGTGAACCGCCATGGCCAACGAATTCGCGGCCGCCGAGCGACGAGTTGCGCAGGCCGAGCCCGTATCCTGTTGGTCGCCCGTCGGCGAGATATCGGGGCGCCTGCAACTTCTGCAGAAGACCGGCGAAGCGGCCTTCGCCACCGAGCAGCGCCTGCAGCCAGGTGGCAAGCGCCCCGGCGCTGCCGGTGAGGCTGCCCGATGCGGAAATGTGCAGGCCAGCGGCAGAAAGCTGCCAGGTTTCGCCCGAGTGCCAGTAGCCGGGAACGAGGTCGCTCACCGGATCGTTCCAGACATCCGGCGCCTTCAGCGCGATGCCAAGCGGGGCCGCGATTTCCCGTTGGACGAAATCGTCGAAGCGGAAGCCCTTGCGCTCCAAAGCCGCTTCGATGAGGCGATAGCCGGTGTTGGAGTATGAGACCTCGGTGCCGGCGTCAAAGTTCAGCCGCTCCAGGCGCGAGAGGTACTCCAGCAGCGGTCCGGCCGTGGTCTCCGTGTAGACGGAAAGGCCGAGCAACGACAGGCATTCGCGGGTATCCGGCAGGCCGCCACTCATGTCGAGCGCCTGCCCGACCGTCACGTCCGCAAGTGGCGACCGCAGTTCCGGAAGATGCTGGCCGAGCGGATCGTCGAGACCGATAAGGTCGGCATGGGCGAGCACCATCGCTGAGAAGACGTGCTTGGTGAGGGACGCATAGCGCACGACGCTGTCGAGCGTGAACGGCGCGGATGTCGCGAGGCTCTCGACGCCGGCCGCATGCGAGAAGCGCGGTCCGGATGCATCGAAGCCGATGACCGCGCCGCCCGGTTCGTCTGCCACCCATTGTGCGGTCAGGCGTCTCGCAGCCGCTTCGGCGGCTTGCCAATCCAGCGATGTCGGCTTCGTCATGTCCATTCTCCAGTTCTGGTCGCAGTGGTTTCCCACGCGTATCTCCGACTAAGCACGACAGAACCTCGTGCCGCCAATTCCGATTCCGGCAGGGCCTATGCACGGTTTGCATTTGCCCGGCCCGCCTGCATTGCGTTAGGCCGGCGGGGAAAAAGGGTGCGGTTCCCGCACCCAATGTCTATGGTCCGTCGGCGACTATCCATGAGTCGCACTTGAGGACAACAGGTTGAGAAGGCGATCCAGAATTGGCGACGCAAGCGAAAATCCCGGTCTTTGACGGACATAACGACGTGCTGTCGCGGCTCTGGCGTTCGCCGGGCGGCGCTGCCGAGCGCCGCTTCCTCGATGGCGTCGATACCGGGCATATCGATCTCGACAAGGCCGCGGCGGGTGGCCTTGCCGGCGGCCTCTGCGCCGTCTACGTCGCCTCGCCGGGCCTTGCCAAGGATGGCAGCGGCGAGTTTGCAACGCCCGATCAACAAAGCGCACTCGAAGCCACGCTCGGCATGACGAGCCTGCTGATGCGGATCGAACGCCAGTCGGAGGGCCGGCTGAAGATTTGCCGCAGTGCTGCCGATATCCGCGCCGCCATGGACAAGGGTGCCTTTGCCTCGGTGCTGCACATCGAGGGTATCGAGGCGGTCGGCGCCGATCTCGACGTGCTCTATGTGCTTCACGCCGCGGGTCTGCGCACGCTCGGCCCCGTCTGGAGCCGGCCGAACCTCTTTGCCTATGGCGTTCCCTTCCGCTTTCCCTCTTCACCCGATATCGGTCCAGGCCTCAGCGAGGCCGGCAAGGATCTCGTGCGCGCCTGCAACGAGCTGAAGATCATGCTTGATCTCTCGCACATGAACGAGCAGGGCTTCTGGGACATCGCCGCGCTGTCGCAGGCGCCGCTCGTCGCCTCCCATTCCAACGTGCACGCGCTCTGCCCGCATAGCCGCAACCTGACGGACCGTCAGCTCGACGCGATCAGGGACACCGGCGGTTTGGCCGGCATCAACTTCGGCGTCCTTTTCCTGCGCGCGGACGGGACCAGGAACACGGATACGCCGCTCTCGCTCCTTGTCGACCACATCGACTATATCGTCGAGCGTATCGGTATCGATCATGTGGCGCTCGGCTCTGACTTCGACGGTACGGCCATCCCTGCTGCGATGCGCAGCGCGGCCGATCTGCCGCTGCTCGTCGACCTGCTGCGCACCCGCGGCTATGACGATGCGGCCCTCGCAAAGATCTGCCACGGCAACTGGATCCGCGTGCTGGAGACAACCTGGGGCGGGTGAGCGCCGCGCTCAGCCGCGAAGGACGTTAGGTCCTTGAAGCGATCGGCAAGCCTTCGAGCAGCACGCTGATCGCGCAATCGACGACGGCCGATCGCCGATCCCGGGCAAAAAGCCCATACTGGACGGCAAACGGCTTCGGTACGGCTGGCGAGGCGGGCAGTGCCCGCATCGTGCCCGCGCGTATCGCTTCCGGCGGAAGCAAACCAATGCCGAGCCCGTTCTCGATCGCGGCCTGCAGCGCCGTGATGCTCTGGCTGGTAAAAGTGATCCGGTGTTCCCGGCCCTGGTCGGCCAAGGTCTCGATCATGCGGCGGCGCCAGAGGCAGGGTGCGGCGAAGGCAACAAGGTCGATCGGTCGGGTCTCGTCGAAGGCGTAGTCCGTCGCGCAGACCCATTGCAGCTCCACATTCCAGGTGGTGAGGGCGTCGGCGGCGACCACGGAGGTCGGCACGACCATGATATCGAGGTCGCCTTCGGGCCAGGTCTTTCCAAGCGCCACGCATTGCTCGACCACCACGTCGAGCCGGATCTCCTGGTAGCCGCGCCGCAGTCGACCGAGCGCTTCGGGCAGCGCCGTCGTTGCCACTTCCTCGGCCAGGCCGACCCGCACGCCACCGCTCAGGTCGGCCTGCCGCAGCCGCGCCGCCGCTTCGTCGCCGAGCGCCAGCATGCGCGTGGCGTATCCGAGGAACAATTCGCCTTCGGGTGTCGGCACGACGCCGCGACCGGTGCGGGTGAAGAGCTGTCGGCCGAGCAGATCTTCGAGCCGGCGCATCTGCATGCTCAGCGCCGATTGCGTGCGGCCGGTCTGGGTGGCGACGCGGTTCAGGCTACCCTGTCGGCAGACCGCGACGAAGCTGCGAAGGAGGTCGATGCCAATCTGGTCAGATATCATGAAGTTTGAACTCTGTTGTCATTGATATCAGTCTACACGGGTAACTCACGCATGGCTATCTGTCAGATGTGATCAGCGACGAAGGCGAGGCAGCATCAGGCAGATCGGCATCGGCCGCCGCCTGGAGGCTGCCAGGACCAGCCAACTCAACCAGAGGACCAGATCCATGAAAGCTATCCGCGTGCATCAGCACGGCGGGCCCGATGTGCTCGCCTACGAAAATTTCGAACTCGGCGAACCCGGCCCGGGGGAAGTGCGCGTGCGCAACCGGGCGATCGGCGTCAACTTCGTCGACATCTATTTGCGCAGCGGCGCCTACCCGCCGCCGCAGCTTCCATTCATCCCAGGTAAGGAGGGAGCCGGAGAGGTGGTCTCTGTCGGGCCCGATGTCGAGGGCTTCAAGCCGGGTGACCGCGTTGCCTATGCCGAGGCGCTCGGAGCCTATGCCGAGGAACACAATGTGCCGGCCCGTGTCCTCGTGCATCTGCCTGAGGATATCGACTTCGAGACGGGTGCGGCGATGATGCTGAAAGGGCTGACGGCGCAATATCTGTTGCGTCGCACCTTCCGGGTCGAGGCCGGCCACACCCTCCTCGTTCATGCGGCCGCGGGCGGTGTCGGCCTGATCCTGACGCAATGGGCGAAACATCTTGGGGCAAAGGTCATTGGCACCGTCGGTTCGCCGGAGAAGGCCGAACTGGCGCGGGCCAATGGTGCGGACTACGTGATCGACTACGGCAAGGAGAACTTTGCAACGCGCGTGCTCGAAATCACCGAAGGCGAGGGGGTCGACGTCGTCTACGACAGCATCGGCAAGGCGACGTTCGAAGGTTCGCTCGACAGCCTGCGCCCCTTCGGTCATTTCGTCAGTTTCGGCGCCGCTTCCGGCTCGATCCCTCCCTTCGACATCACGACGCTGGCGCAGAAGGGATCGCTTTATGCCACCTGGCCGCTGTTACCTGCGCATCTATCGCGACGCGAGGACGTGCTGGCGATGAGCAAGGATCTCTTCGACGTTGTCGCGCGCGGCGCGGTCAATATCCGCGTGCACGCGCGTCTGCCATTGGCCGAGGCAGCCGAGGCGCATCGCCGGCTCGAAGGACGCCAGACGACAGGCGCCTTGGTGCTCCTGCCGTAAGGCCAGCGATGGGGCGATATGTTCTAAGAACTCGTGACGGCGCTGGCTGTGGCGCCCGTCACTTGCCTTCGGCGATCCCCTCGAGCCGGTTCTCGGCCCGGGTCACGGCGAGGCTGTCGGTGGGGCTTCCTGAGGGCGCTCCGTCGCCGAAGACGTCCATGGTGCAGGTGTGCAGGATCGTGGTCGGCTCACTGGTGTGGTTCCACATCGTATGGGTGCGCAGCGACGGGAAATGAGCGGAATCGCCCGCTTCGAGAACCATCGCTTCGCCGTCCACCTCCAGCGTCAACGCTCCCTTCAGGATGAAGAAGATTTCCTCTCCCTCATGCGACATTGGCTCGCTGCGATGGCCGGGCGGCTCGTGGATAATAGTGCTTCTGAGCACGTTGCCGGGAAAGGAGGCGGAGAGCCGCTCATAGGAGACGGCCTTGCCGCTTTCTCCGCCGAGCCCATAGACCGGACGGTGTTCGCGCCGGGTAAATGGCGTCGCCACCTTCGGCGGATTGAGGAAGCTGCCGGCCTCGACTTTCAAGGTCCGGCAGACGGCGATCAGCGAGGTCAGCGACGGGACGGTGATGCCGCGCTCGATCTGCGAGATGAAGCCGACGGAAAAACCGGCCTCGTCGGCGACCTCTTGAAGCGTCATCTTCAGGGCCTTTCGCCGTTGGCGCAGGCGATCGCCGAGCGGCGGCGTTTCTGCCTCGCCGGTCGAAGCGCCGCTGGCATGGTCCGTCGTCACTGTCTGTCCCCTTCTCGTCTCTCCTCAAGCTAGGGCGCGGCCCGATTTCCTGTCAATCGTTTTTAGATATCCTAAAAATATCGGTTGCGACCGAAAGGTCGGCTCGGGGTGAATAGCGCGAGATCGGTCAGTTGCTGCGCGGCTGTTCGACGGTCGCCGCCACGATGCGGCGCACGAGCGGAAGAACCACGAGCAGGCTCGGAAAGGCGACCAGCCAGGAGAAAGCCCAGGCCTTGATCCATAGTGCGAGAATATCGGGATGGATGCCGTTGCCGATGGCCGTCGAGACGAAGGAGACGATGCCCGACATCAGGACGGAAAGAACAAGCGGCATGACGATGGCCTGGTATCGATGCGGAAGCTTTTTTGACATGAGGTGAACTCCGGGGGTAAGGGAATAGGTGTGGCCGCCGACCGTTAGGCCTGCGCCAGCTCGCGAATGAAACTCTCGAGATTGCGCGGTTCGCGCTGAAGAGCGGCGCGCAGCGTCAGGCTGTTTCCGCCAAGTCCGACTTCGGCATAGTGGGCGTGAACCTTGGACAGCAGCTCCAGCTGGTGGTCGGTGTATTTCGCGGCGATCGGTTTTGCCCATTCGTGAAAGCCGATGGTTGCCGCAACGATCGGCCGACCGAGCGCGGCGCTCATCATTCGGGCGATTTCCTCGCGGTTGTGCCGGCCCTCGGCGCTAAGTTCCAGCGTCGCATAGGCGAGCCGGTCCTCCGTGAGGGCAATGGCCGCGACTTCAGCGACATCACGGTAGTCGACACGGGCGATGCGCGTTGCTGTCGGAAACGGCTCGGCGAAGCTGCCGGTGGCAAGCACGCTCGCCCAGGCCGACCGCAGGTTCTGCATGAAGTTTGCCGGATGCAAAATGGTGTATTCGAGCGGCGAGGAATAGAGCGCGTCCTCCACCGGGATCTTGGCTGCATGGTTCTTCAGCCGCACATGGGTTGGCTGGATGACCGAGGAGAAAACGAACTTCCGGACGCTGGCGCGAACGGCGGCTTCGACCATCGATACGCCCATCGCCGCCTCGTCCGGCGCAAAGGCCGGGCCGATGTGGAAGACGCCGTCAGCGCCCTCAAGTGCCCGGTCAAGGCTGGTGCGCTCGCGCAGATCGCCGATCGCGATCTCCGATGCACCGAGCGATTTCGCAATCGTGCCCTGCGCTTCGTCGCGGATGAGGGCACGGACCCTGGCGCCGCGCCGCGCCAGTTCGGGAAGGACAAGGCCGGCGAAGCGGCCGGTGGCACCGACGACAAGGATCGTGTTGGAGCGCTGGTTCATGGGGTCTGCCTTTCGAGCCGTCGTGATGTGACGATCTCAAGCTAGTGCTGCACAACAATGCGGACAATCGACGCAAAATGTGATTTATTCTCCAGCAAAACGGGATTATCGAATGAGCCGCATCGAAGATCTGGAGGCCTTTCTGGCCATCGTCGAGCAGGGGAGCCTGACGGCCGCGGCGAAACGCCTGGGCAGACCGCTCCAGACCATCAGCCGGTCGCTCGCCATGCTCGAAGCCGATGTCGGTGTCGAGCTGGTGCATCGCACGACCCGCCGCTCAATGCCGAGCGAGGCGGGCGAGAGCTTTTATCTGCGCATCAA
It contains:
- a CDS encoding serine hydrolase domain-containing protein, with product MTKPTSLDWQAAEAAARRLTAQWVADEPGGAVIGFDASGPRFSHAAGVESLATSAPFTLDSVVRYASLTKHVFSAMVLAHADLIGLDDPLGQHLPELRSPLADVTVGQALDMSGGLPDTRECLSLLGLSVYTETTAGPLLEYLSRLERLNFDAGTEVSYSNTGYRLIEAALERKGFRFDDFVQREIAAPLGIALKAPDVWNDPVSDLVPGYWHSGETWQLSAAGLHISASGSLTGSAGALATWLQALLGGEGRFAGLLQKLQAPRYLADGRPTGYGLGLRNSSLGGREFVGHGGSHPGYKTYFLLDPETRAGFVVVSNREDTNGYKIALESMAALTGIPLPTPAADLGDGLYVTEAGPWWVEVKGSTCTYLDADETLYEDGDGWASSRSASSPLRLRRDGSALVGEVGHAARRFLPAATHEPLPASLSGVWRSDEGAEFTVENGAVLMGVGPVRQTMKLTPLGNGRFLFTLSDGPWVKRICLHLLGPDHLELVTSRARMIEYRRRA
- a CDS encoding dipeptidase → MATQAKIPVFDGHNDVLSRLWRSPGGAAERRFLDGVDTGHIDLDKAAAGGLAGGLCAVYVASPGLAKDGSGEFATPDQQSALEATLGMTSLLMRIERQSEGRLKICRSAADIRAAMDKGAFASVLHIEGIEAVGADLDVLYVLHAAGLRTLGPVWSRPNLFAYGVPFRFPSSPDIGPGLSEAGKDLVRACNELKIMLDLSHMNEQGFWDIAALSQAPLVASHSNVHALCPHSRNLTDRQLDAIRDTGGLAGINFGVLFLRADGTRNTDTPLSLLVDHIDYIVERIGIDHVALGSDFDGTAIPAAMRSAADLPLLVDLLRTRGYDDAALAKICHGNWIRVLETTWGG
- a CDS encoding LysR substrate-binding domain-containing protein; this encodes MISDQIGIDLLRSFVAVCRQGSLNRVATQTGRTQSALSMQMRRLEDLLGRQLFTRTGRGVVPTPEGELFLGYATRMLALGDEAAARLRQADLSGGVRVGLAEEVATTALPEALGRLRRGYQEIRLDVVVEQCVALGKTWPEGDLDIMVVPTSVVAADALTTWNVELQWVCATDYAFDETRPIDLVAFAAPCLWRRRMIETLADQGREHRITFTSQSITALQAAIENGLGIGLLPPEAIRAGTMRALPASPAVPKPFAVQYGLFARDRRSAVVDCAISVLLEGLPIASRT
- a CDS encoding quinone oxidoreductase family protein; protein product: MKAIRVHQHGGPDVLAYENFELGEPGPGEVRVRNRAIGVNFVDIYLRSGAYPPPQLPFIPGKEGAGEVVSVGPDVEGFKPGDRVAYAEALGAYAEEHNVPARVLVHLPEDIDFETGAAMMLKGLTAQYLLRRTFRVEAGHTLLVHAAAGGVGLILTQWAKHLGAKVIGTVGSPEKAELARANGADYVIDYGKENFATRVLEITEGEGVDVVYDSIGKATFEGSLDSLRPFGHFVSFGAASGSIPPFDITTLAQKGSLYATWPLLPAHLSRREDVLAMSKDLFDVVARGAVNIRVHARLPLAEAAEAHRRLEGRQTTGALVLLP
- a CDS encoding helix-turn-helix domain-containing protein, coding for MTTDHASGASTGEAETPPLGDRLRQRRKALKMTLQEVADEAGFSVGFISQIERGITVPSLTSLIAVCRTLKVEAGSFLNPPKVATPFTRREHRPVYGLGGESGKAVSYERLSASFPGNVLRSTIIHEPPGHRSEPMSHEGEEIFFILKGALTLEVDGEAMVLEAGDSAHFPSLRTHTMWNHTSEPTTILHTCTMDVFGDGAPSGSPTDSLAVTRAENRLEGIAEGK
- a CDS encoding DUF2798 domain-containing protein — translated: MSKKLPHRYQAIVMPLVLSVLMSGIVSFVSTAIGNGIHPDILALWIKAWAFSWLVAFPSLLVVLPLVRRIVAATVEQPRSN
- a CDS encoding NmrA family NAD(P)-binding protein; its protein translation is MNQRSNTILVVGATGRFAGLVLPELARRGARVRALIRDEAQGTIAKSLGASEIAIGDLRERTSLDRALEGADGVFHIGPAFAPDEAAMGVSMVEAAVRASVRKFVFSSVIQPTHVRLKNHAAKIPVEDALYSSPLEYTILHPANFMQNLRSAWASVLATGSFAEPFPTATRIARVDYRDVAEVAAIALTEDRLAYATLELSAEGRHNREEIARMMSAALGRPIVAATIGFHEWAKPIAAKYTDHQLELLSKVHAHYAEVGLGGNSLTLRAALQREPRNLESFIRELAQA